The proteins below are encoded in one region of Bacteroides uniformis:
- a CDS encoding AAA family ATPase, which translates to MSRETSKVFVAGSNANLLSKELGTFLTGRYVTMELYPFSFHEFLKLEQVAIKQDTFYAAEGKVLLLSEIQKYLGIGNFPQYIQSDNDNYLLSLYTDIIYKDVVVRNKISNERQLGEMMYYLASNATHRFAYNSVTKAVDVKSPDTIKSYIGFVEDTYLVRQLSII; encoded by the coding sequence ATGAGCAGAGAAACGAGCAAGGTGTTTGTTGCCGGCAGTAATGCCAATCTACTTAGTAAAGAGTTGGGCACTTTTCTTACTGGCAGATATGTCACTATGGAACTTTATCCTTTTTCTTTCCATGAATTCCTGAAACTAGAGCAAGTAGCAATAAAACAAGATACATTTTATGCTGCAGAAGGCAAGGTGCTACTCCTTAGTGAAATACAAAAATACCTAGGAATAGGAAACTTTCCTCAATACATTCAGTCAGATAATGATAACTACTTGCTTTCACTCTATACCGACATCATTTATAAGGATGTAGTGGTGCGAAACAAGATAAGCAATGAAAGGCAGCTTGGAGAGATGATGTATTATTTGGCAAGTAACGCTACTCATCGCTTTGCGTACAATTCTGTAACTAAGGCTGTCGATGTTAAAAGTCCGGACACGATAAAATCATATATAGGATTTGTGGAAGATACTTACTTGGTACGACAACTATCAATTATCTAA
- a CDS encoding zeta toxin family protein, giving the protein MDSKKQLYIISGCNGAGKTTASYTVLPDVLECKEFVNADEIARGLSPFNPESMAIEAGRLMLQRINELLKNQQNFSIETTLATRSYTRLVHRAQEQGYKVNLIYFWLSSPDLAIQRVAQRVRNGGHDIPKEVVLRRYQAGIDNFFNIYMPCVDYWLLADNSETPRIIVAEGGRGMKMHIHHIERFNKIQSYVRE; this is encoded by the coding sequence ATGGATTCTAAAAAACAACTCTACATCATTAGTGGTTGTAATGGTGCTGGTAAGACTACGGCATCTTATACTGTGTTGCCGGATGTTCTGGAATGCAAGGAGTTTGTCAATGCGGATGAAATAGCTCGTGGATTATCTCCTTTTAATCCCGAAAGTATGGCCATTGAAGCCGGACGGTTGATGTTGCAAAGAATCAATGAATTGCTGAAAAATCAACAAAACTTTTCTATAGAAACCACACTTGCCACAAGATCTTACACTCGCCTTGTCCATCGTGCACAAGAACAAGGATATAAAGTCAATTTAATATATTTCTGGCTGAGTTCGCCCGACTTGGCTATTCAGCGTGTAGCCCAACGTGTACGTAATGGTGGACACGACATTCCCAAAGAGGTTGTGCTCCGGCGTTATCAAGCAGGTATTGATAACTTTTTCAATATTTATATGCCTTGTGTGGACTATTGGCTATTGGCAGATAATAGCGAAACACCCCGTATAATTGTTGCTGAAGGTGGACGAGGAATGAAAATGCATATACATCACATTGAACGATTTAATAAAATACAAAGTTATGTCAGAGAATGA
- a CDS encoding SusC/RagA family TonB-linked outer membrane protein, whose amino-acid sequence MVISYIGMQTQEVDIKPNIKVFMRSDSEMLDEVMVVAYGTAKKSAFTGSASVIKSETLEKRQVSNLSNALSGTVSGVQTQSTNGQPGTSATVRIRGIGSMYASNNPLYVVDGIPYEGDISAVNSQDIESMTVLKDAAAAALYGARGANGVILVTTKKGKSGDTQISLDARWGVNSRLVKNYDVLQNANTYMETAYSALYNGYLYNSGYTAERAYQLANADLFPKLGYQVYTIPDGQYLIGRNGKLNPYATLGYSDGDYYYTPDNWSDEMFQSNLRQEYNLSVSGGSDKLSYYLSASYLNDEGIIENSGFERISTRMNVDYQAKKWLKLGVNLSYSNVTSRSPGDQDTDAATSSGNAFFVGNFIAPIYPMYVRNADGSFQYNANTGYHVYDYGDGSSTNFTRNFMSMSNPMSGFLYDTEKYLMDILNGKWYAKIDIIDGLSLTASLGLHIDNTRQHSVGNKYYGQSASYGGSVMQYSSRVYSLDQQYLLNYKKTFGNHNLDILAGYESMDFNTESHYILGYNMYSDKNWTASNVIDRKNGSGSYNEYATIGIITRASYDFNEKYYGSVSYRRDASSRFHPDNRWGNFWSVSAAWDMAKENFISQYDWINMLKLKASFGQQGNDNLYYKGYTNYYPYLDQFTVSGSDGVFSDGVLYYKGSKDITWETSNSFNVGVDFALLGGRIDGTIEYFNRQTKDMLYYKPVAMSNGYTQLPMNIGSVRNSGVEIELNYTPIETNDLKWVINWNGTLMKNKILELHPDLKGEMIDGSYIYREGESLYQMYLTKYAGVDPDSGEALYWAKDENGVEYKDKDWSAAYNSNRQASGDLLPTIYGGVGTTLEFRGFDFSIQCAYQLGGTIYDSGYQAFMHGGDSHYMGYNWHKDILNAWTPENRNTNIPRVDAIDKYTNSLSDRWLTSSDYFSINNITLGYTLPKRWLRSLGIGSLRIYGAADNVALFSARKGLDPRMSYTTASTDRYTPIRTISGGLKVTF is encoded by the coding sequence TTGGTAATTTCGTACATTGGTATGCAGACTCAAGAGGTTGATATTAAGCCGAATATAAAAGTATTCATGCGTTCCGATTCTGAGATGCTTGATGAGGTAATGGTGGTAGCTTACGGTACAGCAAAGAAGTCTGCTTTTACAGGTTCAGCCTCTGTGATCAAGTCTGAGACATTGGAGAAACGTCAGGTCTCCAACTTATCGAATGCACTTTCCGGTACTGTATCTGGTGTGCAGACACAAAGTACAAATGGCCAGCCGGGTACGAGTGCGACAGTTCGTATTCGCGGTATCGGTTCTATGTATGCCAGCAACAATCCTCTGTATGTAGTGGATGGTATTCCTTATGAAGGAGATATCTCCGCTGTCAATTCACAAGATATTGAATCAATGACCGTATTGAAAGATGCCGCAGCTGCTGCCTTGTATGGTGCACGTGGTGCAAACGGTGTTATTTTGGTTACTACAAAGAAAGGTAAGAGCGGTGATACGCAGATTTCTTTAGACGCCCGTTGGGGAGTCAACTCCCGCTTAGTGAAAAACTATGATGTATTGCAGAATGCAAATACCTATATGGAGACTGCATATTCTGCTTTGTATAACGGATACCTATATAATAGCGGATATACAGCAGAACGGGCTTATCAATTGGCCAATGCAGACTTGTTTCCAAAGCTGGGCTACCAAGTTTATACCATACCTGATGGACAATATCTTATTGGCCGGAACGGCAAGTTGAACCCTTATGCAACTCTGGGATATAGTGACGGTGACTATTATTATACACCGGATAACTGGTCTGATGAGATGTTCCAAAGTAATTTGCGCCAAGAGTATAATCTTAGTGTTTCTGGTGGTTCGGACAAATTAAGCTACTATCTGTCTGCCAGTTATTTGAATGATGAAGGTATTATTGAAAATTCAGGTTTCGAACGTATCTCCACTCGTATGAACGTGGATTATCAGGCTAAAAAGTGGTTGAAGCTCGGAGTTAATCTTAGCTATTCAAATGTAACAAGCCGTTCACCGGGCGATCAGGATACCGATGCTGCTACTTCTTCCGGTAATGCGTTCTTTGTTGGTAACTTTATCGCACCAATCTATCCGATGTATGTACGGAATGCAGACGGCAGTTTCCAATATAATGCCAATACTGGCTATCATGTATATGACTATGGTGATGGTTCAAGTACAAACTTCACCCGTAATTTTATGAGCATGTCCAATCCTATGAGCGGTTTCCTTTATGATACTGAAAAATATCTGATGGATATTCTGAATGGGAAATGGTATGCAAAGATTGATATCATTGACGGTTTGTCATTGACAGCTTCTTTGGGCTTGCATATTGACAACACACGCCAGCATAGTGTGGGTAACAAGTATTATGGTCAGTCGGCTTCCTATGGCGGTTCTGTTATGCAATACTCCTCACGCGTTTATTCGCTTGACCAACAATATCTGTTGAATTACAAAAAGACATTCGGCAACCATAACTTGGATATTCTTGCCGGCTATGAAAGTATGGACTTCAACACGGAAAGTCACTATATTTTAGGATATAACATGTATAGTGACAAGAACTGGACTGCATCTAATGTTATCGACCGCAAGAATGGTTCTGGCAGTTACAATGAATATGCCACAATCGGTATCATTACACGTGCCAGCTACGATTTCAATGAAAAATATTATGGTAGTGTTTCTTATCGTCGTGATGCTTCTTCACGCTTCCATCCGGATAACCGTTGGGGTAACTTCTGGAGTGTGAGTGCAGCATGGGATATGGCAAAAGAAAACTTTATCAGTCAATACGATTGGATCAACATGCTGAAGCTGAAGGCTTCTTTCGGTCAGCAGGGTAATGACAACCTCTATTATAAGGGATATACAAACTACTATCCGTATCTGGATCAGTTCACGGTTAGCGGGTCTGACGGTGTATTCTCTGATGGTGTGCTCTACTACAAGGGGAGCAAAGATATCACTTGGGAAACATCCAATTCATTCAATGTAGGTGTGGATTTCGCTCTTTTGGGAGGACGTATTGACGGTACAATCGAATACTTCAACCGCCAGACTAAGGATATGTTGTATTATAAACCGGTAGCGATGTCTAACGGTTATACCCAACTTCCTATGAATATCGGTTCGGTACGCAACTCCGGTGTGGAAATTGAATTGAACTATACTCCTATTGAAACTAATGATTTAAAGTGGGTGATCAATTGGAATGGAACATTGATGAAAAATAAGATTCTTGAGCTGCATCCGGATTTGAAAGGAGAGATGATTGATGGTTCCTATATTTATCGTGAAGGTGAATCTTTGTACCAGATGTATTTGACTAAATATGCAGGGGTAGATCCTGATTCCGGCGAAGCTCTGTATTGGGCAAAGGACGAAAACGGTGTAGAGTATAAGGATAAAGATTGGTCTGCTGCCTACAATTCCAATAGACAAGCTTCCGGTGACCTGTTGCCTACTATCTATGGCGGTGTCGGTACAACATTGGAGTTCCGTGGCTTTGATTTCTCCATCCAGTGTGCTTATCAGTTGGGTGGTACGATTTATGATAGTGGCTATCAAGCTTTCATGCATGGCGGTGACTCCCACTACATGGGATATAACTGGCACAAGGATATCTTGAATGCATGGACACCAGAGAATAGAAATACCAATATTCCGCGTGTAGATGCCATTGATAAATACACCAACTCTTTATCAGACCGTTGGTTGACAAGTTCTGATTATTTCTCTATCAATAACATCACCCTGGGCTATACTTTACCTAAGAGATGGTTGAGAAGTCTGGGTATCGGAAGCTTGCGTATTTACGGTGCGGCTGACAATGTGGCTCTTTTCTCTGCCCGTAAAGGGCTTGATCCACGTATGAGCTACACAACAGCTTCTACAGATAGATATACGCCTATACGTACTATTTCCGGCGGTTTGAAAGTAACATTCTGA
- a CDS encoding RagB/SusD family nutrient uptake outer membrane protein, translating into MKKLYKITPYVMLGLMVAGCTDLDTEPLSSTITSDQKEEVVESDPSRLEASVAAVAANFTQYAKIYTEDDNVHSDIGYPTIMLATESRGTDMVADITGYNWYSNSADYSDCLNTSTATIEFWGTLYNQIFTANNVIGTVDNETEDPTLQYYLAQALAVRAFDYFTLIQLYQFNYKGHESAMGMPLITEQNATEVAANGCARSTVQETYDFILADLNKAIELLTATTKERDDKRYVSLDVAYGIRARVYLAMHNYAEALKDAEAALAKTTATPYSRADVSKPSFINIEDNSWMWGILITEQDRVSTTGICNFPSHMGSLNYGYASVGGWRRISPKLYSEIPASDVRKGWFLNGEGVSANLPAAAQTYITGKKAPAYTQVKYGVLNDQWGTDNNATDIILMRVEEMYLIKAEAQAMSGNVSGGVSTLNSFVTAYRDPSYQCTATTPEAVQEAVWQQRRLEFWGEGMAYFDIMRLNKGVNRLGCGFPTTAVFNITAGDPVQIYSIPNKEVQYNPLLENNPLVSAPTPIPDVE; encoded by the coding sequence ATGAAGAAATTATATAAGATAACACCGTATGTTATGCTCGGTTTGATGGTAGCTGGATGTACAGATCTGGATACAGAACCGCTGAGTTCGACTATTACATCTGACCAAAAGGAAGAAGTTGTTGAATCTGATCCTTCCAGATTGGAAGCCAGCGTAGCAGCTGTGGCTGCAAATTTCACCCAATATGCCAAAATCTACACAGAAGATGACAATGTGCATAGTGATATAGGTTATCCGACCATTATGCTGGCCACGGAATCAAGAGGTACGGACATGGTGGCAGATATTACTGGTTATAACTGGTATTCCAATTCAGCCGATTACAGTGACTGCTTGAATACAAGTACAGCTACCATTGAATTCTGGGGTACATTGTACAATCAGATTTTTACAGCCAATAACGTAATCGGTACTGTAGATAACGAAACTGAAGATCCTACGTTACAATATTATCTGGCGCAGGCATTAGCTGTCCGTGCTTTTGACTATTTTACGTTGATACAGTTGTATCAGTTCAATTACAAAGGACATGAGAGCGCTATGGGTATGCCTTTGATTACAGAGCAGAATGCAACAGAAGTTGCAGCCAATGGCTGCGCCCGTTCTACTGTGCAAGAAACTTATGATTTTATCTTGGCAGACCTGAATAAAGCTATTGAGCTGCTGACAGCCACTACAAAAGAACGTGATGACAAGCGCTATGTCAGCTTGGATGTCGCTTACGGTATCCGTGCCCGTGTCTATCTGGCAATGCACAACTATGCGGAAGCTTTAAAGGATGCGGAAGCCGCACTGGCCAAAACTACTGCCACTCCATACTCCCGTGCTGATGTAAGCAAGCCTTCATTCATTAATATCGAAGACAATTCATGGATGTGGGGTATCTTGATTACAGAACAGGACCGTGTAAGTACAACCGGTATTTGTAATTTCCCTTCACATATGGGCTCTTTGAATTATGGTTATGCTTCTGTAGGTGGATGGCGTAGAATCAGTCCGAAACTCTATAGTGAGATTCCTGCCAGTGATGTCCGCAAGGGATGGTTCCTGAACGGTGAAGGTGTATCTGCCAATTTGCCTGCTGCGGCCCAAACATACATTACTGGGAAAAAGGCACCTGCCTATACACAAGTAAAGTATGGGGTGCTGAATGACCAATGGGGAACTGACAACAATGCTACGGATATAATATTGATGCGTGTTGAGGAAATGTATCTTATCAAGGCTGAGGCACAAGCTATGAGTGGTAATGTTAGTGGCGGTGTATCTACCCTTAACTCGTTTGTTACTGCATATCGTGACCCGTCTTATCAGTGTACAGCCACTACACCGGAAGCTGTGCAGGAAGCTGTTTGGCAACAACGTCGTCTTGAATTCTGGGGAGAAGGTATGGCATATTTTGATATTATGCGTCTGAACAAGGGAGTCAACCGTTTAGGCTGCGGCTTCCCGACTACTGCCGTATTTAATATTACAGCAGGTGATCCGGTTCAGATTTACAGTATTCCTAATAAGGAAGTACAATATAACCCATTATTGGAGAACAATCCGCTGGTTTCGGCACCTACACCAATACCTGATGTAGAATAA
- a CDS encoding ATP-binding protein, translating into MKNYISRPLYIRRIEPFIDKSIIKVITGQRRIGKSYILLQISDIIKKNIPEANIIFVDKEQLAFTEIRNYMDLYQYVLKKVTGHNHNYLFVDEIQEIEEFQLCLRSLLNENKCDIYCTGSNAKMLSSELATQLAGRYIEFPIHSLSYGEFLTFNQCQDSTESLKLYLTFGGMPYIHNLTMDKNVIFEYLRNVYSTILLKDVVARESIRNVSFLENLVAYLIDNTGSLFSAQNISKYLKSQHVNIPTQTILNYLKALCNSFFIYKIQRAEIQGMKIFEIGEKYYFEDLGLHNSIQHFDFRKDINKLMENVVCIDLLRYGYEVYVGKSGNKEIDFIASKDDHKIYIQVAYMLPDDATVRREFGNLLEIADNYPKYVVTMDEMQSGGNYKGIKQISLRNFLLAEDKEKL; encoded by the coding sequence ATGAAAAATTATATCTCCCGCCCTTTATACATAAGGAGAATTGAACCGTTTATTGATAAAAGTATAATAAAAGTAATAACCGGCCAACGTAGGATAGGTAAAAGCTACATTCTTTTGCAGATATCAGATATCATAAAGAAAAACATACCGGAAGCCAATATCATTTTTGTAGATAAAGAGCAACTTGCCTTCACGGAAATTAGGAACTACATGGATCTTTATCAATATGTTTTAAAGAAGGTTACTGGGCATAATCATAACTATCTTTTTGTAGATGAAATCCAAGAGATTGAAGAATTCCAATTGTGTCTGCGGAGTTTATTGAACGAAAATAAATGCGATATCTATTGCACCGGAAGTAATGCTAAAATGCTGTCCAGTGAACTTGCTACTCAATTGGCAGGAAGATATATAGAATTTCCCATTCATTCACTTAGCTACGGGGAATTCTTAACTTTCAATCAATGTCAAGATTCCACCGAAAGTTTAAAACTCTATCTTACATTCGGAGGTATGCCATACATTCATAATCTAACAATGGACAAGAATGTCATATTCGAGTATTTGAGAAATGTTTACTCTACTATCCTACTAAAAGATGTGGTTGCCCGTGAATCAATCCGGAATGTATCTTTTTTGGAGAATCTCGTAGCTTATCTGATAGATAATACCGGTTCTCTTTTTTCTGCCCAGAATATTAGTAAATATTTAAAGTCGCAACACGTCAACATTCCTACGCAGACAATTCTGAACTATCTAAAGGCACTGTGCAATAGTTTCTTTATTTACAAAATTCAACGAGCTGAAATCCAAGGGATGAAAATCTTTGAGATTGGTGAGAAATATTATTTTGAAGATTTAGGATTACATAATTCCATACAGCATTTCGATTTTCGAAAAGACATCAACAAGTTAATGGAAAATGTAGTATGCATTGATTTGTTAAGATATGGATATGAAGTATATGTCGGAAAGAGTGGTAATAAAGAAATTGATTTCATTGCTTCCAAAGACGACCATAAAATCTATATTCAAGTAGCGTATATGCTTCCCGACGATGCAACTGTTAGGCGAGAATTTGGCAATCTTTTGGAAATAGCAGACAATTACCCTAAATATGTGGTAACAATGGATGAAATGCAAAGCGGGGGAAATTACAAAGGAATTAAACAGATTTCACTGCGAAACTTTTTGTTGGCAGAGGATAAAGAAAAACTGTAA
- a CDS encoding SusC/RagA family TonB-linked outer membrane protein produces MVISYIGMQTQEVTIKPHVRVVMQSDTELLDEVVVVAYGTATKRSFTGSATEIKGDRIANKNPSELSKALTGEVAGVQVISTSGQPGSNASIRIRGLGSVNSSRAPLYVVDGIPFGSDLSGIDPSDIESTTVLKDATATALYGSRAANGVILLTTKRGKKGKTQVEANVKYGINTRIIPLYDTMENPERFLELTWEGIKNKYMYRANNPKDEATAKQYASEDLFDADYGIAPVYNMWKAEGKNLIDPVTGRMKAGVIRKFTPEKWEDYIFRTGEKVEANVKISGGSDKLSHYTSFGYLKDEGYYIGSDFERFNARSNLSQDITSWLKSNVNMAYSYMELNKPGQGDNMNNGFQFINFMPSIFPVFQRDADGNKIKDNVVGGYLYDYGMAEGYGRPYASGVNPAGAIQLDKNEYQSHSFNGNAMFEATFLKDFKGTVNFGLQYLGTKNNELTNPYYGDAEGLGRIFKNMSTFFSFTSNQILSWKKSFGVHNLDAFVAHESTFYKSSDNYGQKSKIVRPNNTEWSNAVIMDYMDSQTYGFDMESYFGQIRYDYNDKYFFHGTLRRDGSSRFAKGQKWGTFGSIGAAWAITNENFMKDVSWLKNLKYKLSWGVLGNQDFITNPTIAGYYPYNDLYTIGNLNDEISFSFKYKGNPDLTWERSETWNTGIEFNIADILEGEVEYYNKTTKDMLFLKQVSPSLGYAQYPVNDGKMVNKGLEFSLVAHLVKTNDISLDLRVNGGHYKNKMTQMPMDDTTGKEKPLEIQGAYGWSKGHSLYDFYIREYAGVDPETGMALYNSYYNVKADGSKDLITDMVTYQQNNKIERLEVEKTSDYNNATKKYVGKSGIPTLQGGFGFDLAVKGFELNTTFSYSLGGYAYDGVYATLMSNNTPGSGNWHNDIENRWQKPGDITDVPRLTSGYDEYTNASSTRFITSRSYLNLSNVRLSYTFPKKWMNRMNIGSLSVYVSGDNLMFISARKGFVSMAGNTVSTDPNEDSGGSDRSQYAPLSTIMGGIKIQF; encoded by the coding sequence CTGGTAATTTCGTACATCGGCATGCAGACTCAAGAGGTTACAATTAAGCCGCATGTACGGGTTGTCATGCAGAGTGATACTGAACTTTTGGATGAAGTTGTAGTTGTTGCCTATGGTACTGCTACAAAAAGATCCTTCACAGGTTCCGCTACTGAAATTAAAGGAGACCGTATTGCTAACAAAAATCCGTCCGAATTATCTAAAGCGCTAACCGGTGAAGTAGCAGGTGTACAAGTTATTTCAACTAGTGGACAACCCGGCTCAAATGCAAGCATCAGAATTCGCGGTTTAGGTTCTGTAAATTCAAGCCGTGCTCCGCTGTATGTAGTGGATGGAATCCCCTTTGGTTCAGATTTAAGTGGAATTGATCCTTCAGACATAGAGTCAACTACCGTATTGAAGGACGCAACAGCAACAGCTCTATATGGTTCAAGAGCTGCCAATGGAGTAATTTTGCTGACCACCAAAAGAGGTAAAAAAGGAAAAACGCAGGTTGAGGCAAATGTAAAATATGGTATCAACACCCGTATAATTCCTCTTTATGACACGATGGAAAATCCTGAAAGGTTTCTTGAACTGACATGGGAAGGTATTAAAAACAAATATATGTACCGCGCGAACAATCCTAAGGATGAAGCTACTGCCAAACAATATGCAAGCGAAGACCTTTTTGATGCAGATTACGGTATTGCCCCCGTATATAATATGTGGAAGGCTGAAGGTAAAAATCTGATAGATCCTGTTACTGGAAGAATGAAGGCAGGTGTAATCCGCAAATTTACTCCGGAGAAATGGGAAGATTATATTTTCCGTACAGGAGAAAAAGTAGAAGCCAATGTTAAGATATCAGGAGGTAGCGACAAGTTATCACATTATACCTCTTTCGGTTACTTGAAAGATGAAGGATACTATATAGGTTCGGATTTTGAACGTTTTAATGCCCGTTCCAATCTGTCTCAAGACATCACTTCATGGTTGAAATCAAATGTTAATATGGCTTATAGCTATATGGAACTGAATAAGCCCGGTCAAGGTGACAACATGAACAATGGTTTCCAATTCATTAATTTTATGCCTTCCATATTTCCGGTATTCCAACGTGATGCAGATGGCAATAAAATAAAGGATAATGTGGTCGGAGGATATCTGTATGATTATGGTATGGCTGAAGGTTATGGACGTCCTTACGCTTCAGGCGTAAATCCAGCCGGAGCGATTCAATTGGACAAGAATGAGTACCAGTCTCATTCATTCAACGGAAATGCCATGTTTGAAGCAACTTTCTTGAAAGACTTCAAAGGAACGGTAAACTTTGGATTGCAATATCTTGGTACAAAAAACAATGAATTGACAAATCCATATTATGGTGATGCAGAGGGGTTAGGACGTATTTTCAAAAACATGAGTACATTCTTCAGCTTCACGTCAAACCAGATATTGTCATGGAAGAAAAGTTTTGGTGTGCACAATCTCGATGCATTCGTTGCGCATGAATCTACATTCTACAAGTCATCTGACAACTATGGCCAGAAATCAAAGATTGTTCGTCCTAACAATACAGAATGGTCTAATGCTGTAATTATGGACTATATGGATTCTCAAACCTACGGGTTTGACATGGAAAGCTACTTCGGACAAATTAGATATGATTATAACGATAAATATTTCTTTCATGGAACATTAAGACGTGATGGTTCATCACGTTTTGCCAAAGGGCAGAAATGGGGAACATTCGGTTCTATCGGCGCCGCCTGGGCCATCACTAACGAAAATTTCATGAAAGACGTGAGCTGGTTGAAGAATTTGAAATACAAGTTAAGTTGGGGTGTGTTGGGTAACCAAGACTTTATCACCAATCCTACCATTGCAGGTTATTATCCTTACAATGATTTGTATACGATCGGTAACCTGAATGATGAAATCAGTTTTAGCTTTAAATATAAAGGTAATCCTGATTTGACATGGGAACGCAGCGAAACATGGAATACTGGTATCGAGTTTAATATAGCCGATATTTTGGAAGGTGAAGTGGAATACTACAATAAGACTACCAAAGATATGTTGTTCCTAAAGCAAGTATCTCCATCGCTGGGATATGCACAATACCCCGTCAATGACGGTAAAATGGTCAATAAGGGTCTCGAATTTTCTTTGGTGGCACATCTTGTGAAAACGAATGATATAAGTCTTGATTTACGTGTTAATGGTGGACATTATAAGAATAAAATGACCCAGATGCCTATGGATGATACCACAGGAAAAGAAAAGCCATTGGAGATACAAGGTGCTTACGGATGGTCGAAAGGACATTCTCTGTATGATTTCTATATAAGAGAATATGCCGGTGTAGATCCAGAAACCGGTATGGCATTATACAACTCATACTATAATGTAAAAGCCGATGGAAGCAAGGACTTGATTACAGATATGGTAACTTACCAGCAAAACAATAAAATAGAGCGTTTGGAAGTAGAAAAGACCTCCGATTATAACAACGCAACTAAGAAATATGTCGGGAAATCAGGTATTCCGACTTTACAAGGGGGATTCGGTTTTGATTTAGCTGTTAAAGGTTTCGAATTAAATACGACTTTCTCCTATAGCTTAGGAGGATATGCTTACGACGGTGTATATGCTACATTAATGTCTAACAATACACCTGGTAGTGGAAACTGGCATAATGACATTGAAAATCGTTGGCAAAAGCCGGGTGATATAACAGACGTGCCACGTTTAACTTCCGGATATGATGAATATACAAATGCATCTTCTACTCGGTTCATTACCAGTCGTTCTTATTTGAATTTATCCAATGTAAGATTATCCTACACATTCCCTAAAAAATGGATGAATAGAATGAACATTGGTTCCTTGTCGGTTTATGTTTCCGGTGACAACCTGATGTTCATTTCGGCTCGTAAGGGATTTGTCTCAATGGCAGGAAATACCGTCAGTACAGATCCTAATGAGGATTCCGGAGGCTCTGACAGAAGTCAGTATGCTCCATTGAGTACTATTATGGGAGGTATTAAGATTCAGTTCTAA